The DNA window TGGTTTTGAGTCGGGCAATCAACAAGTATTGGATAACATTAAAAAACGTGCAACTGTAGAGCAAGCAAAAGTATTTATGGATCGGACCAAGCAAGCTGGCTTAGATGTGCATGGAACCTTTGTTATGGGTTTACCGGGTGAGACCAAGGACAGCATGAAAGAAACCGTTGAATTTGCCAATGGTTTAGGCCTGCATACATTACAGTTTTCTGCTGCAATGCCGTTTCCAGGCACTAAGTATTTTGAATATGCTGAAGAAAAAGGCTATCTCAATACCAAGGATTGGTCTAAATGGCTTGATCCAGAAGGTGAACAAACCGGAGTGGTGAGCTATCCAGGTTTAAGCAAAGATGAAGTTGAAGCAGGCGTTAATGAGGGCCTAAAACGGTTTTATTTTCGACCCAGCTACATTTTGAAGTTTGCGCTTAAAAACATGCACTTTAAAGATTTTTTACGCAAGGTTAGAGGGTTTAAGCATTTTGCTGGTTATTTGATTGAAAATAATCGCTGGGTAAAAAAGCTGTTTAAAAAGTCATCAAATAAAACAGTGTAGGGTGTATATCGGTCAGGCCTCGGCAGAAAATATTTAAATATGAGGCAAACTTTATATAGACCCAATGATGGATGATGCCAAAGAATGATAAAATCTTAAGCGTTGTTGTTGTTGCATACAATGAAGAAGAGCATATCGCTCAATGCATCGACTCTATACTTCAACAAATCACGTCTTATGCTTACCATGTCATTGTTGTAGATGATGGATCAACGGACCAAACTGCTGATATCTTGAATAGTTATCAAGACTTAATTCAAATTATTCACACCAAAAACCAAGGTCCTAGCCATGCCCGCAATCTTGCAATACAATCTACACAAAGTCCGTGGCTTGCTTTTTTTGATGCGGATGCTGTTCTAGACGAGCATTGTATTGAAACTTTGTTGGTTCAAGCTCTAACACTTACAAAAGACAATACACGTTCTTTTTCTGTAGGAGGAAAACAAAGTGTTAGCCCTAAGGCACAAAACTGTGAAAAAAATACAGCTCAGTTTTTACAAAGCTTAAGCTTTGCATCAGACTATTTGCATGAGGCAGAAGACCTTCAAAGAGTAAATCATGTCCCAAGTTGTAACGTTATTTATTCGACCAAGAGTCTCCAAGCGGTCAGAGGTTTTGATGAAAGACTGTGGCCCTGTGAAGATCTTGACTTGGATATTCGATTAACAAAAGTGTTGGATCATCAGGTTTTTTATTGTCCAAAAGCCAATATTTTTCATAGGCGTCCCAAGACCTACTGGAGTTTATTAAGAATGTTTTATCGGTATGGTTTTGGCCATGGTTTATTGGTCAAAAAGCATGGGTTATGTCAAAAGATACATGCGTTACCTATATTAAGCTTAATCTTGATTATGTTATTGGGGATTTGCATGTTTCAGTCTTTTTGCAGCAGTTTGCTTATCGTTTTAGGAATTTGTTTATTTAATTTTATATTTTGGCTTTTAATAAGAAAACAGTTAAAAGAAGCCGTGTTGTTTTCATGTTTGTTAATGATGTGTATACCCGTTTGGAACTTTGGTTTTGCAAGCGCAATGTTTGCCAACAAAACTCGTTTTGCCCATGATTAATTTATCACTCATAATCCCAGCTTATAATGAAGGCTCACATATTTTTGAAGTTTTAGATCAGGCAGCACACAGAATTTCAAGCTATCAGCAGAAGAATCCACAATTTAAAGGTGAGCTTATTGTGGTTAACGATGGTTCTTTTGACCAGACTCAGGAAGAGATTGATAAATTTAGCAAAGTTCATTTGGATAAATATAAGCAGCTTAGCTTTCACTGCGTCAGTTACAAAAAAAATCAAGGTTATGGAGCGGCACTCAAGCACGGTTTTGCTGCAGCAAAAGGTGAATATTTATCTTTTATGGATGGAGATAGAACTATTGATGCGCAAACGGTTTTGGGATTGTATGAACAGCTGAAGTCTAATCCCGATAAACACATGGCTACAGGGCAGCGTTTTTCAAGCAAATCCAGTAAAATGCCCAAAGTGAGAAAATTGGGTAATGTTATATTTGCTCAGTTATTGAGCTTTTTGTCCGGTAAAAGAATCACAGATACGGCTAGCGGGGTTAGGGTTTTTGACCGTGAAGCTTTAAATAAAATGTTACCTCTGCCAAATGGACTCCATTTCACTCCAGCGATGTCGAGTAAAGCCGTACATGAAGATATAGAAGTTTTAGAGGTGCCGATCGATTATTATGATCGAGAGGGAAAATCAAAGTTAAGTGTCGTCAAAGATGGATGGCGTTTTTTTCATGTTATTGTCAGTATTGTGATGATGTACAACCCTTTTAAAATATTGTTTTTAGTGGGTATGGGCTTAATCATTATTGGACTAGTTTTTATGATGCCTTTAATCCGGTCTTTTTATCAACATGAAGCCATTTTGTTCAGTGATTATATTTACCGGTCTTTGGGGGCTTTTTCATTAATAGTCATGGGAACACAAGCGATTCTCTTGGGTGTTCTAGCGCGATTTATTGTTTCTACATTTTTCAAACGCTATGAAAAAGATTGGCTGATACAAAAACTTAATCAGTATCTGCGTGTTTATGAAAATATGATTGCCTATGGTTCAGTCATTTTATTAATAGGGGCTAGCATTTTAACGGCATTTTTTATTCGCTATCTAGCAATAGGGGGGTTACATACGCACTGGGTTGTTATCTTGTTATCTTCTGGTTTTATGATAGTGGGGGGACAAATGATCACCAGTGGGATCTTAATGAATGTTTTAAAAGATATTAAACAGGCACTGAAAGAGGGAGATGCATTTTGAATCAAGCACCATTGTATCAGGGTAAAGCAAAACAAATATGGTCACACAGTGAAGGGCTCTACACGATGCGTTTTACCGATTGCGCAACTGCATTCAATGCCAAGAAAAAAGCAGATATCGCAGGTAAAGGTATTTTAAACCGGGATATTTGCTATACAATCTATCAATATCTTGAGGAGCAAGGAATTGCTACGCATTTGGTAGAAGTTTCAGGCGAAAGTGATTTGATTGTTAAACAATTAAAGATGATCCCTGTAGAAGTCATTGTGAGAAATATTTCTGCGGGAAGTTTATGTAAACGTCTGGGGATTAAGCCTGATCAAGAAATAAAGCCGCCCATTATGGAATTAAATTTAAAAAGTGATCCCTTAGATGATCCCTTAATCAATGAAGATCATATTACTTGGATGAAATTAGCCAGTCCAGAGCAAATTCAAGAAATGAAAGCCATCAGCAGTAAAATCAATGAAGCCTTGCAAGCAATGTTTTTAAAGTGTGATATTCTGCTAGCAGATTTTAAGGTAGAGTTTGGTGTTGATGCTAACGGTAAGATCGTGTTGGGTGATGAAATAACCCCTGATGGATGTCGTTTGTGGGACAAAAATAGTAAAAAAATTCTTGATAAAGATGTTTTTAGACGTGATTTAGGCAGTTTAACAGAAGCATATGAAGAGGTTTATAGGAGGCTAAGCAGCATATGAGTTATAAAACCAAAGTTAAAATAATGTTAAAACCCGAAGTGCTTGATCCACAAGGACAGGCCATTAAAAAAAGCTTGTTAAGATCAGGATATGAGCAAATTAATGATGTTAGAGTTGGGAAAAGTATAGAGCTTGTTTTTGATGAAAAGCCCAGCGATGAAGAGTTAAAAAAACTAAGTGAAACAATCTTAAGCAACCCAGTCATAGAGGTTTGCAGCTATGAGTCTTAAGCAAGAAGCTTTTAATCAAGGTCTTAATGAGGAAGAATACAATAAAATTCTTTCTATTTTAGAAAGAGAGCCAAACTCTGTTGAATTGAGTATATTTGCTGTAATGTGGAGTGAACACTGCAGTTACAAAAGCTCTAGAGTTCACCTAAAAAAATTACCCACTAAAAGTGATCGAGTTGTACAAGGCCCAGGTGAAAATGCAGGTGTCATTGATATTGATGATGGGGACTATTTAGCTTTTAAAATTGAAAGTCATAATCATCCTTCATACATAGAACCGTTTCAAGGAGCAGCCACAGGTGTTGGGGGGATTTTAAGAGATATTTTTGCCATGGGAGCAAGGCCTGTTGCGGTTTTAGATTCATTGCATTTTGGTGAGTTATCACACCCCAAAACACCGATGTTAATGAAAGGCGTTGTTGGGGGTATCTCCCATTATGGTAATTGCATGGGGATTCCAAATTTAGGTGGCGAGACTCGTTTTGCTAAATGTTACAATGGTAATATTTTAGTGAATGCCATGGCCATGGGATTGGTCTCTGAAGAAACCATACAAAAAGGTATTGCTCAAGGAGCCGGAAGAGTTGTAATTTATTTAGGTGCTCCAACAGGCTCAGATGGTGTGCATGGAGCAACCATGGCATCTGAAGAGTTTAACGAAGACTCCGAAGCAAAATTACCTACAGTACAAGTGGGAGATCCTTTCTACCAAAAAATACTCATGGAAGCCTGTATGGAAATGGTAGAACAAAAGCTTTTGTTTGGGATTCAGGATATGGGAGCTGCAGGTATCACTTGTTCTACGTTTGAAATGAGTGCTAAAGGCAACAGTGGAATGGATATCGATTTGGATAAAATTCCACGCAGACAAGCCAATATGACACCATTTGAGTTGTTTTTATCGGAGTCTCAGGAAAGAATGTTACTCGTGGTAGATCCAGAAAAAGTAGAGCAAGTCTTGGCTATAGCCAAAAAGTGGAACATTGATTGTGCTGAAGTCGGTGTGGTCAAAGATGAACCTCATGTAACAGCCTATTTTAAAGGAGAAAAGGTCGTAGATTTGCCAGTGATGCCGATTACTGAAGAGGCTCCATTGTATCATCGTCCTTATACTCAACCAGAATTAGGGCAAGGCACTTTGACCCAAGAGCAGGTGTTTAAGCTTTTGGGAGAAAATATTGAAGCAGCCCTGAGTAAAGTCTTATCGTGCAATACAGCAGGTTTAAAAAACAATATTTTCGACCAATACGATTCCACCGTGCGATCTGATACTGTTATGGGGCCAGGTTATGAAGCAGGCGTATTAAGAATAAAAGGAAAAGATAAAAAAATCGCAGTTACGGTTGATAGTAAGGCAGCCTTATGTCAAAGCAACCCAAAGCTGGGTATCATGCATACAGTGGCTGAATCAGTATTGAATTTGGCATGTGTTGGCGCAAAGGCTATTGGCATAACCAATTGTCTTAATTTTGGTAACCCAGAGGAAGAAAAGATCATGGGACAGTTTGTGCAAACCATAGAAGGTTTGAGTGAAGCAGCCCAATTTTTTGAAACACCCGTTACGGGTGGAAACGTTAGTTTTTACAATCAAACCCAAGAAGTTAATATTTACCCTACACCAAGCATTGGCATGATAGGCCTTATTGAACATCAGGAAGTTTCGGTTACCAATTGTTTTAGCCATGAAGGAGATGTTATTTATTTACTTGACCATGATGATGAATTGCATACTTATTACAACAGTATGCTGACAGAAGACGTCTTGCAACAGCCTAACTTAGAATGTCCCCCCATTAACTTAGAAGCAGTTAAAAATCTTCAACAAGCCTTAATTGATTTAAATAGCCAAAATCTTCTGCATACTGCCAAAGATTTGTCTGATGGTGGATTGTGGTTAGCTCTTGTTGAGGCTTGTGTACACAAGTTTAATCCAATAGGGGCCCATATTGAAATTAACAGTGAGAGTGAAGCCCATCTATTGCAAGCTCTGCTCTTAGAAAAGCCTGGAAGAGCTCTTGTTGCATTTAAGCCTGAACATCAAGTAAAAGTTGATGCCTGTTTGGTTAAAAATAAAATTCAATTTTCTCAACTTGGAATAACAGGTGGCAATGTTATTGAATTAAATCAAGGACAATACAGGCAAACTATTGCTGAGGTGAAACAACAAATGTCAAGGCATTGGCTGTAGGGGTACAAAAATATGTGTGGAATTTTTGGCGTTCATAATCATGATGAAGCATCCAATATGGTTTATTTGGGGCTTTATGCTCTTCAACATCGAGGGCAAGAGGGTGCAGGTATTATATCTACAGATGGACAAGAACTCTATAGAATTAGAAAGCAAAAGCTTGTAGCGGATGCTTTTAATGAACACTCATTTGAATTTTTAAAAGGTGATAGTGCAATTGGACATGTAAGGTACTCAACCACAGGCGGTAATATTCAAAGAAACCTTCAACCTTTTGTAGCCAGTCTTGAAGAGGGAGAAGTTTCTGTTGCTCACAATGGTAACTTAACTAACTTTGATCAGATCAAAGCCTCTCTTGCCAAAGAAGGGGCAATTTTTCACTCTACCATGGATACTGAAGCCATATTGCATTTGATAGCTCGTCAAGATAAGTCTTTAGCTTTAGAAGATAAAATTGCTGAATCTTTAAAATTACTCAAAGGTGCTTTTTCACTTTTATTTTTGAGTAAACATCAGTTGATTGCAGCTAGAGATCCTTGGGGCTTAAGACCTTTGTGTATGGGAAAAACCAAAGACGGTAAGTGGTTGTTTTCTTCTGAGACCTGTGCTTTTGATTTATTGGAGGCCGAGTATATACGTGATGTTAAACCTGGAGAGCTTGTTGTTGTTGACAACAATAGTAAGGATAAGGAGCCACGTTCAATTCAGTACAGTAAAGCGACACCAGCAAAATGTATTTTTGAACATGTTTACTTTTCAAGACCGGACTCTAAAGTATTTAGCAAGGATGTCTACAGCTCACGTAAAAACTTGGGAAGGATTTTAGCGCAAGAAACCAAAGATTTAAAGGCTGATTTGGTCATGGCGGTACCGGATTCAGGCGTTTTGGCGGCTATGGGCTATGCTGAAGAAAGTAAATTGCCTTTTGAAATGGGGATGATCAGAAATCATTATGTTGGGAGAACGTTTATTGAACCCAAGCAGTCTATTCGTGGTTTTGGTGTAAAAGTAAAACTCAATCCAGTCAAAGATATATTGGCAGGTAAACGCATTGTTGTGATTGATGATTCCATTGTGAGAGGAACCACAAGTAAAAAAATTATTAAAATGCTAAAAGCCGCTGGTGCTAGCCATGTTTCTCTGCTTATCAGCTCTCCGCCATTTGTCAGTCCTTGTTATTACGGTATTGATACGCCAAAAAAAGAAGATTTAATTGCTTCTCAGATGAATGTTAAAGAACTTAAAGATTATATTGACGCGGATACACTTCACTTTTTAAGCATAGAAGGTATGTATAAAGCCATGGAGGCAACAAAAGATGAGTTCTGTGACGCATGCTTCACAGAAAATTATCCAGTCTAAGATATCTTTATTATGATAGAGATATTTTAAGACCAATTAAAGAGTAATAAATTTATCTACTATTTAAATTTGTTCAATTATTGTTGCTCAGGGGTTTTATTGGCGTTTTTTTCCTGTTCTATAACTTTATTGATATCAACCTCATCATCATTAAGAACTTCTTCATCATTGAGATCTTCAACTTCAGGAAAACCATATTTAGCGTTTTGACTTGAAGGAATCTCGGTGATTTGCTCAGACTTTTCAGGTTGTTCTACAGCTAGAGGTTTTTGAAAACCTTTTAAAAAGGGTAATGTAAGGCTTCTGTTGTAGTGAGCAAAAAGTAACGCGCACACGGCCAAAAAGATTGAAGCCAGCCATACAATGGATTTATCAACAGACGTTTCAGGTGGGTCTTCAGGATAGTCAGCTAATGAGTCCTGCGTTATGACAGTTTCTGGGTCATAAAAATTACCCGTCACTTCTTCAAGACCAAAATTTAATGCAGACTGTTCAGCGGTGTTAGGAGAGTCAGGCAATTTATGAATTTCTTGCTCAATCATGGAATCTTTGTGCCATAATTCTTCTACCAAATTGTTCGATTCAGCATCTGCGGTGGCTAAGGGTTCTAAAGCATCTTCTGAGTTAGGGATATGGTGCTGAATTAATGAATTCGTGGGGTCATCTGAATCAGGCTCATTTGACGAGTCTTCAATTTTTTTATGTTCAGCTGAATCATTTGAAACCGGATAAACAGCTTGTTCATCTTTTATAGCAGGGTAGCTTAAAGCTTCAATGGCTTCACTGAGTATTTTTTCTGTTGTTTTCTCTCCAGGAATAGGGGGAGGAGAAGAACCTTGATATTCACCATCACGACTAGCAATTTTTTCAATAATGGGAGGTTTGATGTCATCTCGAGAAGGTTTGAGATAAAAAAACGCATAGCATTTTGGACATGTTATTTTGGCTCCAGCCTGGCCAAGGTCTTCATGAGAAATACCATACATACTTCCACAGCGACCACATTCAAATGTTAAGGGTTTAGAAATAGACACGCATTAACCTCAAAAATATTAACCTGCTTACTTTATAGACATTGATAAAATACTGCCTGTTTTAAGCTGCATGGGTAAAACAAAACTTAAGATACAAAATATAAATTTGCACCTCTCCAATAGTATAAACTTAAATAGATAAAGATCAAAGATATAATTTTTACATTTTAAAATACGGAGAGTGTTTAAATGTTAAGGCATTCTTGAAAAATTAGGCTTTTGCTGGGATTTTGTGAACCGTTGGTTGCCTTTAATGAGGTCAATGGCTTTATTACGTTCGTATTGTAATGAGTTACGAAAAGCTTGTTCAAAAACATCATCTTGATTGATCATCGGTAGCATAGTATTTGTTTTTTGATCAATTGAGTTTCTGAGTAAAAATGATAATTGCCCATTTTCTTGCGCATTTTTTATCATTAAGGCTTCTTTGGGTAGCACCATTAGACTTATTGTTGTGTAGTTCTGGTTAGAGCTACTGTTATTCGTATAATTTCCAAGGCCTAAAACAGTAACATTTTGCAAGAGTGTGTAGGTTGAG is part of the bacterium genome and encodes:
- a CDS encoding glycosyltransferase, whose product is MMPKNDKILSVVVVAYNEEEHIAQCIDSILQQITSYAYHVIVVDDGSTDQTADILNSYQDLIQIIHTKNQGPSHARNLAIQSTQSPWLAFFDADAVLDEHCIETLLVQALTLTKDNTRSFSVGGKQSVSPKAQNCEKNTAQFLQSLSFASDYLHEAEDLQRVNHVPSCNVIYSTKSLQAVRGFDERLWPCEDLDLDIRLTKVLDHQVFYCPKANIFHRRPKTYWSLLRMFYRYGFGHGLLVKKHGLCQKIHALPILSLILIMLLGICMFQSFCSSLLIVLGICLFNFIFWLLIRKQLKEAVLFSCLLMMCIPVWNFGFASAMFANKTRFAHD
- a CDS encoding glycosyltransferase family 2 protein; the encoded protein is MINLSLIIPAYNEGSHIFEVLDQAAHRISSYQQKNPQFKGELIVVNDGSFDQTQEEIDKFSKVHLDKYKQLSFHCVSYKKNQGYGAALKHGFAAAKGEYLSFMDGDRTIDAQTVLGLYEQLKSNPDKHMATGQRFSSKSSKMPKVRKLGNVIFAQLLSFLSGKRITDTASGVRVFDREALNKMLPLPNGLHFTPAMSSKAVHEDIEVLEVPIDYYDREGKSKLSVVKDGWRFFHVIVSIVMMYNPFKILFLVGMGLIIIGLVFMMPLIRSFYQHEAILFSDYIYRSLGAFSLIVMGTQAILLGVLARFIVSTFFKRYEKDWLIQKLNQYLRVYENMIAYGSVILLIGASILTAFFIRYLAIGGLHTHWVVILLSSGFMIVGGQMITSGILMNVLKDIKQALKEGDAF
- a CDS encoding phosphoribosylaminoimidazolesuccinocarboxamide synthase, producing MNQAPLYQGKAKQIWSHSEGLYTMRFTDCATAFNAKKKADIAGKGILNRDICYTIYQYLEEQGIATHLVEVSGESDLIVKQLKMIPVEVIVRNISAGSLCKRLGIKPDQEIKPPIMELNLKSDPLDDPLINEDHITWMKLASPEQIQEMKAISSKINEALQAMFLKCDILLADFKVEFGVDANGKIVLGDEITPDGCRLWDKNSKKILDKDVFRRDLGSLTEAYEEVYRRLSSI
- the purS gene encoding phosphoribosylformylglycinamidine synthase subunit PurS; this translates as MSYKTKVKIMLKPEVLDPQGQAIKKSLLRSGYEQINDVRVGKSIELVFDEKPSDEELKKLSETILSNPVIEVCSYES
- the purL gene encoding phosphoribosylformylglycinamidine synthase subunit PurL → MSLKQEAFNQGLNEEEYNKILSILEREPNSVELSIFAVMWSEHCSYKSSRVHLKKLPTKSDRVVQGPGENAGVIDIDDGDYLAFKIESHNHPSYIEPFQGAATGVGGILRDIFAMGARPVAVLDSLHFGELSHPKTPMLMKGVVGGISHYGNCMGIPNLGGETRFAKCYNGNILVNAMAMGLVSEETIQKGIAQGAGRVVIYLGAPTGSDGVHGATMASEEFNEDSEAKLPTVQVGDPFYQKILMEACMEMVEQKLLFGIQDMGAAGITCSTFEMSAKGNSGMDIDLDKIPRRQANMTPFELFLSESQERMLLVVDPEKVEQVLAIAKKWNIDCAEVGVVKDEPHVTAYFKGEKVVDLPVMPITEEAPLYHRPYTQPELGQGTLTQEQVFKLLGENIEAALSKVLSCNTAGLKNNIFDQYDSTVRSDTVMGPGYEAGVLRIKGKDKKIAVTVDSKAALCQSNPKLGIMHTVAESVLNLACVGAKAIGITNCLNFGNPEEEKIMGQFVQTIEGLSEAAQFFETPVTGGNVSFYNQTQEVNIYPTPSIGMIGLIEHQEVSVTNCFSHEGDVIYLLDHDDELHTYYNSMLTEDVLQQPNLECPPINLEAVKNLQQALIDLNSQNLLHTAKDLSDGGLWLALVEACVHKFNPIGAHIEINSESEAHLLQALLLEKPGRALVAFKPEHQVKVDACLVKNKIQFSQLGITGGNVIELNQGQYRQTIAEVKQQMSRHWL
- the purF gene encoding amidophosphoribosyltransferase yields the protein MCGIFGVHNHDEASNMVYLGLYALQHRGQEGAGIISTDGQELYRIRKQKLVADAFNEHSFEFLKGDSAIGHVRYSTTGGNIQRNLQPFVASLEEGEVSVAHNGNLTNFDQIKASLAKEGAIFHSTMDTEAILHLIARQDKSLALEDKIAESLKLLKGAFSLLFLSKHQLIAARDPWGLRPLCMGKTKDGKWLFSSETCAFDLLEAEYIRDVKPGELVVVDNNSKDKEPRSIQYSKATPAKCIFEHVYFSRPDSKVFSKDVYSSRKNLGRILAQETKDLKADLVMAVPDSGVLAAMGYAEESKLPFEMGMIRNHYVGRTFIEPKQSIRGFGVKVKLNPVKDILAGKRIVVIDDSIVRGTTSKKIIKMLKAAGASHVSLLISSPPFVSPCYYGIDTPKKEDLIASQMNVKELKDYIDADTLHFLSIEGMYKAMEATKDEFCDACFTENYPV
- a CDS encoding zinc-ribbon domain-containing protein codes for the protein MSISKPLTFECGRCGSMYGISHEDLGQAGAKITCPKCYAFFYLKPSRDDIKPPIIEKIASRDGEYQGSSPPPIPGEKTTEKILSEAIEALSYPAIKDEQAVYPVSNDSAEHKKIEDSSNEPDSDDPTNSLIQHHIPNSEDALEPLATADAESNNLVEELWHKDSMIEQEIHKLPDSPNTAEQSALNFGLEEVTGNFYDPETVITQDSLADYPEDPPETSVDKSIVWLASIFLAVCALLFAHYNRSLTLPFLKGFQKPLAVEQPEKSEQITEIPSSQNAKYGFPEVEDLNDEEVLNDDEVDINKVIEQEKNANKTPEQQ